From one Nocardioides sp. Kera G14 genomic stretch:
- a CDS encoding ParA family protein: MTITLAVANQKGGVAKTTSVASLGAALAELGQKVLLVDLDPQACLTFSLGVDPEDVEVSVHQVLTKGTAPAEVILETEDGVDLLPATIELARAEADLLTRTGREHVIKGSLEELAEGREAYDWILLDCPPSLGVLTVAALTAADGVLIPLQCETLSHRGVGQLLDTVHDVRRFTNKGLEVWGVLPTLFDGRTNHSRTVLDTISETYDLDVVEPPIPKTIKFAEAPAAGRSILATSRSSKGAKAYREVAANLLKRASPKS, encoded by the coding sequence ATGACGATCACACTCGCAGTCGCCAACCAGAAGGGCGGCGTCGCCAAGACGACGTCCGTCGCGTCGCTGGGGGCTGCCCTCGCCGAGCTCGGCCAGAAGGTGCTGCTCGTCGACCTGGACCCGCAGGCCTGCCTGACCTTCAGCCTGGGCGTGGACCCCGAGGACGTCGAGGTCTCGGTCCACCAGGTGCTGACCAAGGGCACCGCCCCGGCCGAGGTGATCCTCGAGACCGAGGACGGCGTCGACCTGCTGCCGGCGACGATCGAGCTCGCCCGCGCAGAGGCCGACCTGCTCACGCGCACCGGCCGCGAGCACGTGATCAAGGGGTCGCTCGAGGAGCTCGCCGAGGGCCGGGAGGCCTACGACTGGATCCTGCTCGACTGCCCACCCTCCCTCGGGGTGCTCACCGTGGCAGCCCTGACGGCGGCGGACGGCGTGCTCATCCCGCTGCAGTGCGAGACGCTGTCCCACCGTGGTGTCGGACAGCTGCTCGACACCGTCCACGACGTGCGCCGCTTCACCAACAAGGGCCTCGAGGTCTGGGGCGTGCTGCCGACTCTCTTCGACGGCCGCACGAACCACTCCCGCACCGTGCTCGACACGATCAGCGAGACCTACGACCTCGATGTCGTCGAGCCGCCGATCCCGAAGACGATCAAGTTCGCCGAGGCTCCCGCCGCCGGCCGCTCGATCCTCGCGACCAGCCGCTCCAGCAAGGGCGCGAAGGCCTACCGCGAGGTGGCCGCCAACCTGCTCAAGCGCGCCTCGCCAAAGTCGTAA
- a CDS encoding PHP domain-containing protein: MRIDLHTHSRVSDGTDTPTELVHAAARAGLDVIGLTDHDTTDGWAEAAVAAAEAGIGLVQGLELSTRYDGHGVHLLGYLPDPTYPPLLDELGRILEGRDGRVERMVHRLNSLGLAITVEDVRAESADAVSTGRPHVADALVRLGHVLDRDEAFSRYLGWGKPANVHRYASDLVEMIRVVTAAGGVAVIAHPWGRSSTRLTEADFAALQEIGLVGLEVDHQDHTPSMRQELRAIALNLGLVITGSSDHHGLGKKGHDLGVNTTDPSELDRLLAAAAASAVASGRRTPEMVRPA; the protein is encoded by the coding sequence GTGCGCATCGACCTCCACACCCATTCGCGGGTGAGTGACGGAACCGATACGCCGACCGAGCTCGTCCACGCTGCTGCGCGTGCCGGTCTCGATGTCATCGGCCTCACCGACCACGACACGACCGACGGCTGGGCCGAGGCTGCCGTTGCCGCTGCGGAGGCCGGGATCGGGCTGGTCCAGGGCCTCGAGCTCAGCACGCGGTACGACGGCCACGGCGTGCACCTGCTCGGGTATCTGCCCGACCCGACCTACCCTCCGCTGCTCGACGAGCTCGGCCGGATCCTCGAGGGGCGCGATGGGCGCGTCGAGCGGATGGTGCACCGGCTCAACTCGCTGGGGTTGGCGATCACGGTGGAGGACGTGCGTGCCGAGTCTGCCGACGCCGTCTCGACCGGCCGCCCTCACGTGGCCGACGCGCTCGTCCGGCTCGGGCACGTCCTCGACCGCGACGAGGCGTTCTCGCGCTACCTCGGATGGGGGAAGCCGGCCAACGTGCACCGCTACGCCTCGGACCTGGTCGAGATGATCCGCGTTGTGACGGCGGCGGGAGGCGTCGCGGTGATCGCCCACCCGTGGGGACGCTCCAGCACCCGGCTGACCGAAGCCGACTTCGCGGCACTCCAGGAGATCGGGCTGGTCGGCCTCGAGGTGGACCATCAGGACCACACGCCGTCGATGCGTCAGGAGCTTCGCGCCATCGCGCTCAACCTCGGCCTGGTCATCACAGGCTCCAGTGACCACCACGGTCTCGGCAAGAAGGGGCACGACCTCGGCGTGAACACCACCGACCCCTCAGAGCTGGACCGGCTCCTCGCAGCGGCCGCCGCGTCGGCTGTCGCCAGTGGACGACGTACGCCTGAGATGGTGAGGCCGGCATGA
- a CDS encoding SDR family oxidoreductase — translation MSASPAPGTRAVLVSGSANGIGAATVRRFAAAGWFVGIYDIDAAGAERLADELNAERPGSAVAGRLDVTSIEQWEVIVAEFVAAAGGRLDLLVNNAGILRGGRFADLPIAAHHATIAINVDGVINGCYAAHPHLAATPGSGVINLCSASAIYGQAELAAYSASKFAVRGLTEALELEWRKEGIRVQGVWPLFVDTAMTEGLHIGSTDTLGVNLTPADVADQILAMAQPPRGLLGRLRPPKVHTAVGAPARIFQTLADLGPSFVVREVNRRITHS, via the coding sequence ATGAGCGCGAGCCCCGCCCCAGGCACCCGCGCCGTCCTGGTCTCCGGCTCGGCCAACGGCATCGGCGCTGCCACCGTCCGGCGCTTCGCCGCCGCCGGCTGGTTCGTCGGCATCTACGACATCGACGCCGCCGGCGCCGAGCGCCTCGCCGACGAGCTCAACGCCGAGCGACCCGGGTCGGCCGTCGCGGGCCGACTCGACGTCACCTCGATCGAGCAGTGGGAGGTCATCGTCGCCGAGTTCGTGGCCGCGGCCGGCGGACGACTCGACCTGCTGGTCAACAACGCGGGCATCCTGCGCGGGGGTCGCTTCGCCGACCTGCCGATCGCCGCGCACCACGCGACGATCGCGATCAACGTCGACGGCGTGATCAACGGCTGCTATGCCGCCCACCCGCATCTCGCGGCGACCCCCGGGTCGGGCGTGATCAACCTGTGCAGTGCGAGCGCGATCTACGGACAGGCCGAGCTGGCGGCGTACAGCGCCTCCAAGTTCGCCGTCCGCGGGCTCACCGAGGCGCTCGAGCTCGAGTGGCGCAAGGAGGGCATCCGGGTGCAGGGCGTCTGGCCGCTCTTCGTGGACACGGCGATGACCGAGGGCCTCCACATCGGCAGCACGGACACGCTCGGCGTGAACCTCACGCCGGCCGACGTCGCCGACCAGATCCTCGCGATGGCGCAGCCGCCGCGCGGCCTGCTCGGAAGGCTGCGGCCGCCGAAGGTGCACACCGCCGTCGGTGCTCCAGCACGCATCTTCCAGACGCTGGCCGACCTCGGCCCGAGCTTCGTGGTGCGTGAGGTCAACAGGCGGATCACCCACTCCTGA
- a CDS encoding MarC family protein, with protein sequence MNITLAVEVFVTLFVIMDPVGTVPVFLSLTAGRTSVMARRAAWQAVLVAFFVIVVFAIFGQGILDYLGITLPAMQASGGLLLLLVALELLTGDEDENSLTQGKAKNVALVPLGTPLLAGPGAIVATMLFVHRVDGFSDGVAVALGIVAVHVSLWLAMRFSLPLQRLLRESGILLVTRIAGLLLAAIAVQMVADAVKAFIEAG encoded by the coding sequence ATGAACATCACCCTCGCGGTCGAGGTCTTCGTGACCCTCTTCGTGATCATGGACCCGGTCGGCACCGTGCCGGTCTTCCTGTCGCTGACCGCCGGGCGCACGTCCGTGATGGCGCGGCGGGCGGCCTGGCAGGCGGTGCTGGTCGCGTTCTTCGTCATCGTGGTCTTTGCGATCTTCGGGCAGGGGATCCTCGACTACCTCGGGATCACGCTGCCCGCGATGCAGGCCTCTGGGGGCCTGCTCCTGCTCCTCGTCGCCCTCGAGCTGCTCACAGGCGACGAGGACGAGAACTCCCTGACCCAGGGCAAGGCGAAGAACGTCGCCCTCGTGCCTCTCGGCACCCCGCTGCTCGCCGGGCCCGGCGCGATCGTCGCGACGATGCTCTTCGTGCACCGGGTCGACGGGTTCTCCGACGGCGTGGCCGTCGCGCTCGGCATCGTCGCCGTGCACGTGTCGTTGTGGCTGGCGATGCGCTTCTCACTGCCGCTGCAACGGCTGCTCCGCGAGAGCGGCATCCTGCTCGTCACCCGCATCGCCGGTCTGCTCCTCGCGGCCATCGCGGTGCAGATGGTCGCCGATGCGGTGAAGGCGTTCATCGAGGCCGGCTGA
- a CDS encoding sulfotransferase family protein: MTPNLLIAGVQKAGTTWLHSMLAEHPDFAMSKPKELNHLRTPEARFHEGWDDYLRHWAGRSERFRGESTPHYFWAPDPVWGPKGGINVARRVAEHLDPEAQVIVILRDPVSRAVSSYWHQFSRGRFDPSTTGILRAPAHWGIVDLGFYSRHYAQWAGELGAERVHVLLYDDLVSDPDAFLRQALTVLGARVDVPEFWDVIDVHARVHDKSWVKEFRAAHDPVTEAEIAALVEIYRDEVAWVESHLGRSLPAWSDREALITKHAHSSGEPGPWVADPATVPEWQRALNRERKRRERNAAPRPSRRD; this comes from the coding sequence ATGACTCCCAACCTCCTGATCGCGGGCGTGCAGAAGGCCGGGACGACCTGGCTCCACAGCATGCTCGCCGAGCACCCCGACTTCGCGATGTCGAAGCCGAAGGAGCTCAACCACCTCCGCACTCCCGAGGCGCGGTTCCACGAGGGCTGGGACGACTACCTCCGGCACTGGGCGGGTCGGTCCGAGCGGTTCCGCGGCGAGTCGACCCCGCACTACTTCTGGGCCCCTGACCCGGTGTGGGGACCGAAGGGCGGCATCAACGTCGCGCGCCGGGTGGCCGAGCACCTCGACCCGGAGGCCCAGGTGATCGTGATCCTGCGCGATCCGGTCTCGCGCGCGGTCTCGTCCTACTGGCACCAGTTCTCCCGCGGCCGGTTCGATCCGTCCACCACCGGGATCCTCCGGGCGCCCGCCCACTGGGGAATCGTCGACCTGGGCTTCTACAGCCGCCACTACGCACAGTGGGCCGGCGAGCTCGGCGCCGAACGCGTGCACGTCCTGCTCTACGACGACCTCGTCAGTGACCCCGACGCCTTCCTGCGACAGGCATTGACCGTGCTCGGTGCCCGCGTCGACGTGCCCGAGTTCTGGGACGTGATCGACGTCCACGCGCGGGTGCACGACAAGAGCTGGGTCAAGGAGTTCCGCGCAGCGCACGACCCCGTCACCGAGGCCGAGATCGCCGCTCTCGTCGAGATCTACCGGGACGAGGTCGCCTGGGTGGAGAGCCATCTCGGCCGCAGCCTGCCCGCCTGGTCCGACCGCGAGGCGCTGATCACCAAGCACGCACACAGCTCCGGCGAGCCCGGGCCGTGGGTGGCAGATCCCGCCACTGTGCCCGAATGGCAGCGCGCCCTCAACCGCGAGAGGAAACGACGTGAGCGCAACGCTGCACCTCGTCCGTCACGGCGCGACTGA
- a CDS encoding primary-amine oxidase, whose product MANHALDPLSADEIRRVTAVLQRDKGFGPGWAMAFVEAVEPTRRQLREGAPVDRRAHAVVWQRPEGTAYRALISLADDPAGDAISSWEQLEGVQPNMTDTDWEVTDQVLRGHPDLLAALAERGIESDDDVLFDMWAFGGHLIPERYAGKRVGWVDLWVRGSENGNPYAHPIPGITPILDLNAGELLEIEVHGTSGAHGPSLPTVFAPVMGEYLPRLVAEKVDGFEVRTDRSTLDIVQPDGAGFTVEGQELGWQRWRMRVGFNYREGLTLHQVTYDGRSVADRLSFAEMVVPYRDAGSQHFRRTAYDIGEWGLGNMTTSLELGCDCLGEIVYLDAVLADSKGQPKEIRNAVCLHEEDSGVLWKHVDYRAGAEVRRSRRFVVSFHTTVANYEYLVYWRFYEDGNIECEVRATGIMVTTPYDASAGAPAGPVVDQGTYAPIHQHFIVARLDLAVDAEDGSGNTVVMTETVQPPVGPANPDGLALQATSTPLRTEADGKQDFSWETQRAWKVTNPNKQGGLGQAPAYKLVPGAAIPSMLAPDSPVLERARVLEHALWVTPYAPDERWPCGEFVTQSTTDTGLPVWTRADRSIENTDVVLWYTFGIHHVPRPEDWPVMPVDIVSFWLKPVGFFDRNPALDVAPSEGSGDHCHHH is encoded by the coding sequence ATGGCGAATCACGCGCTCGATCCCCTCTCCGCCGACGAGATCCGCCGTGTGACGGCCGTTCTGCAACGGGATAAGGGGTTCGGGCCGGGGTGGGCGATGGCCTTCGTCGAGGCGGTCGAGCCCACGCGGCGCCAGCTGCGTGAGGGTGCTCCTGTCGACCGGCGTGCGCACGCAGTCGTGTGGCAGAGGCCGGAGGGGACGGCGTACCGCGCCCTGATCTCGCTCGCCGACGACCCTGCCGGCGACGCGATCAGCAGCTGGGAGCAGCTCGAGGGCGTGCAGCCCAACATGACCGACACGGACTGGGAGGTCACCGACCAGGTCCTGCGCGGTCACCCCGACCTCCTCGCCGCCCTCGCCGAGCGCGGCATCGAGTCCGACGACGACGTGCTCTTCGACATGTGGGCCTTCGGCGGCCATCTCATCCCCGAGCGGTACGCCGGCAAGCGGGTCGGCTGGGTGGACCTCTGGGTCCGCGGCTCGGAGAACGGCAACCCGTACGCACACCCGATCCCCGGCATCACGCCGATCCTCGACCTCAATGCCGGCGAGCTCCTCGAGATCGAGGTCCACGGCACCTCTGGTGCCCACGGGCCCAGCCTGCCGACCGTCTTCGCGCCGGTGATGGGGGAGTACCTCCCGAGGCTCGTGGCCGAGAAGGTCGACGGCTTCGAGGTGCGCACCGATCGCTCCACACTGGACATCGTCCAGCCCGACGGCGCCGGATTCACCGTCGAGGGTCAGGAGCTGGGGTGGCAGCGCTGGAGGATGCGGGTCGGGTTCAACTACCGCGAGGGGCTCACCCTTCACCAGGTCACCTACGACGGTCGCTCCGTCGCTGACCGGCTGAGCTTCGCCGAGATGGTCGTGCCCTATCGCGATGCTGGCTCGCAGCACTTCCGCCGGACGGCGTACGACATCGGCGAGTGGGGCCTGGGCAACATGACCACCTCGCTCGAGCTGGGCTGTGACTGCCTCGGCGAGATCGTCTACCTCGACGCGGTCCTGGCCGACTCGAAGGGCCAACCCAAGGAGATCCGCAACGCCGTCTGCCTCCACGAGGAGGACAGCGGGGTGCTCTGGAAGCACGTCGACTACCGCGCCGGCGCCGAGGTGCGCCGGTCACGCCGGTTCGTCGTCTCGTTCCACACCACCGTCGCGAACTACGAGTACCTCGTCTACTGGCGCTTCTACGAGGACGGCAACATCGAGTGCGAGGTCCGCGCCACCGGGATCATGGTGACGACGCCGTACGACGCCTCCGCCGGTGCTCCTGCCGGGCCGGTCGTCGACCAAGGAACGTATGCGCCCATCCACCAGCACTTCATCGTCGCCCGGCTCGACCTCGCCGTCGACGCTGAGGACGGCAGTGGCAACACGGTCGTGATGACGGAGACCGTGCAGCCGCCCGTCGGACCGGCGAACCCGGACGGGCTCGCACTGCAGGCGACGTCGACGCCGTTGAGGACGGAGGCGGACGGGAAGCAGGACTTCAGCTGGGAGACCCAGCGGGCCTGGAAGGTCACGAACCCCAACAAACAAGGGGGATTGGGTCAAGCGCCGGCCTACAAGCTCGTGCCCGGCGCGGCGATCCCGTCGATGCTCGCCCCCGATTCGCCGGTGCTCGAACGGGCCCGCGTCCTCGAGCACGCGCTCTGGGTCACGCCCTACGCGCCCGACGAGCGTTGGCCCTGTGGTGAGTTCGTCACCCAGTCCACGACGGACACCGGACTCCCGGTGTGGACCCGGGCCGATCGCAGCATCGAGAACACCGACGTGGTGCTCTGGTACACCTTCGGCATCCACCACGTCCCGCGTCCCGAGGACTGGCCGGTGATGCCCGTCGACATCGTCAGCTTCTGGCTCAAGCCCGTCGGCTTCTTCGACCGCAACCCCGCCCTCGACGTCGCGCCGTCCGAGGGCTCGGGAGACCACTGCCACCACCACTGA
- a CDS encoding SDR family NAD(P)-dependent oxidoreductase — MPTALITGATAGIGLSFAQQLAARGHDLVLVARDEARLVATGEELQSTYGVTVEILPADLTDRIQLKGVEERVASTEKPIDLLINNAGFGLKQRFADNTADQETEMLEVLVTAVLRLSHAALSVKANIINVSSVAGFLPRGTYSAAKAWVNSFSEWAHNEYRDQGVTVTALCPGFTKTEFHQRMGVGRDSAPSFMWLDVDDLVAEALADHEKGKAFSIPSVRYKAVVGASKLIPRGVLQRFQSLGRK; from the coding sequence ATGCCCACCGCCCTCATTACCGGCGCGACCGCCGGCATCGGACTCTCCTTCGCCCAGCAGCTTGCCGCACGCGGACATGATCTCGTGCTCGTCGCGCGGGACGAGGCGCGGCTGGTTGCCACCGGGGAGGAGTTGCAGTCGACGTACGGCGTGACTGTCGAGATCCTGCCCGCGGACCTGACCGACCGCATCCAGCTCAAGGGGGTCGAGGAGCGTGTCGCCTCCACCGAGAAGCCGATCGACCTGCTCATCAACAACGCCGGCTTCGGACTGAAGCAGCGCTTCGCGGACAACACGGCCGACCAGGAGACGGAGATGCTCGAGGTCCTGGTCACGGCCGTGCTGCGCCTCTCGCACGCCGCGCTCTCGGTGAAGGCGAACATCATCAACGTCTCGAGCGTCGCCGGCTTCCTGCCGCGGGGTACCTACAGCGCGGCGAAGGCGTGGGTGAACTCCTTCAGCGAGTGGGCGCACAACGAGTACCGTGACCAGGGCGTGACCGTGACCGCGCTGTGCCCGGGCTTCACGAAGACGGAGTTCCACCAGCGGATGGGTGTCGGCCGCGACAGCGCGCCGAGCTTCATGTGGCTCGACGTCGACGACCTGGTGGCCGAGGCGCTCGCGGACCACGAGAAGGGCAAGGCCTTCTCGATCCCGAGCGTCCGCTACAAGGCTGTCGTCGGGGCGTCCAAGCTCATCCCGCGTGGCGTGCTGCAGCGCTTCCAGTCGCTCGGCCGGAAGTAG
- a CDS encoding histidine phosphatase family protein — translation MSATLHLVRHGATEWSEAGRHTSRTDLPLLPSGVEMARSLARRLEGTTYDLVLTSPRQRARNTAMLAGFPDAVVDEDLVEWDYGDYEGVTTDVIRETDPEWTIWTGVTPGGESAEALTERLDRVVARVRATDGTALVFAHGHCLRALTARWLGLPVSEGRLWRLDTSTLSVLGAEREQPVILRWNS, via the coding sequence GTGAGCGCAACGCTGCACCTCGTCCGTCACGGCGCGACTGAGTGGTCGGAGGCCGGGCGGCACACCAGCCGCACGGACCTGCCGCTGCTGCCCTCGGGTGTCGAGATGGCGCGCTCCCTGGCGCGTCGCCTGGAGGGGACGACGTACGACCTCGTGCTGACCTCGCCGCGGCAGCGCGCCCGCAACACGGCCATGCTCGCGGGCTTCCCGGATGCGGTGGTCGATGAGGACCTCGTCGAGTGGGACTACGGCGACTACGAGGGTGTGACGACCGACGTCATCCGCGAGACCGATCCTGAGTGGACGATCTGGACTGGCGTCACGCCGGGCGGGGAGAGTGCTGAGGCCCTGACCGAGCGGCTCGACCGGGTCGTCGCGCGGGTGCGTGCGACCGACGGCACCGCGCTGGTCTTCGCCCACGGCCACTGCCTGCGTGCACTCACCGCCCGCTGGCTCGGGCTGCCGGTCTCGGAGGGACGGCTGTGGCGGCTCGACACCTCCACGCTCTCGGTGCTGGGCGCCGAGCGCGAGCAACCGGTGATCCTTCGCTGGAATTCCTGA
- a CDS encoding MaoC family dehydratase: MSTTSASKTDSGNFFEDFAIGQVIQHATPRTVTEGDRAVYGSIYPTRFAIPSSAAFAASVGLRAHPVEDLIAFHIAFGKTVPDISLNAVANLGYAECRFHQPVLPGETLSTSSEVIGLKQNSNGRSGVVYVRSTAVNQAGETALEWARWVMVHKRDAEAAAPETVIPELASVVDPKELVIPDGLDFTAYDFAAAGEAHRFDDYEVGERIDHVDGVTLTESEHQQATRLWQNTAKVHFNKEARPDGRNLVYGGHIISLARALSFNGLANAQLIAAINAGSHVAPAFAGDTVYAWSEVLEKAETSAPGVGALRLRLVATRGRDESMTLRNEEGKYADGVLLDLDLWTLVPR; the protein is encoded by the coding sequence GTGAGCACGACCTCTGCGTCCAAGACGGACAGTGGCAACTTCTTCGAGGACTTCGCGATCGGGCAGGTGATCCAGCATGCGACGCCGCGCACGGTCACCGAGGGCGACCGCGCGGTGTACGGCTCGATCTACCCGACGCGTTTCGCGATCCCGTCGTCCGCTGCGTTCGCGGCCTCCGTGGGCCTCCGGGCGCACCCGGTCGAGGACCTGATCGCCTTCCACATCGCGTTCGGCAAGACCGTCCCCGACATCTCCCTCAACGCGGTGGCCAACCTCGGCTACGCCGAGTGCCGCTTCCACCAGCCCGTGCTTCCCGGGGAGACGCTCTCCACGAGCTCCGAGGTCATCGGGCTCAAGCAGAACTCCAACGGCAGGAGCGGCGTCGTCTACGTCCGATCCACCGCCGTCAACCAGGCCGGAGAGACGGCGCTCGAGTGGGCGCGGTGGGTGATGGTGCACAAGCGGGATGCCGAGGCCGCCGCCCCGGAGACGGTGATCCCGGAGCTCGCCTCCGTGGTCGACCCGAAGGAGCTCGTCATCCCCGACGGCCTCGACTTCACGGCGTACGACTTCGCCGCCGCCGGCGAGGCGCACCGCTTCGACGACTACGAGGTGGGGGAGAGGATCGACCACGTCGACGGCGTCACCCTCACCGAGTCCGAGCACCAGCAGGCGACCCGGTTGTGGCAGAACACCGCCAAGGTGCACTTCAACAAGGAGGCCCGCCCCGACGGCCGCAACCTCGTGTACGGCGGTCACATCATCAGCCTGGCAAGGGCTCTGAGCTTCAACGGGTTGGCGAACGCCCAGCTGATCGCCGCGATCAACGCGGGCTCGCACGTGGCCCCGGCCTTCGCCGGTGACACCGTCTACGCGTGGTCCGAGGTGCTCGAGAAGGCAGAGACGTCCGCTCCCGGCGTGGGTGCGCTGCGGCTCCGGCTGGTCGCCACCCGCGGTCGCGACGAGTCCATGACCCTCCGCAACGAGGAGGGGAAGTACGCCGACGGCGTGCTGCTCGACCTCGACCTGTGGACGTTGGTGCCTCGATGA